The window TCCCAAAAGGTGGAAAATGATTCAGGCTGGTGAGGTATTGAAGATCAGTTCTGATGAAACTATTCCTTGTGATATGGTGTTGCTAGCAACGAGTGATCCTAGTGGAATTGCCTACATTCAGACTATGAATTTGGATGGTGAATCAAACTTGAAAACAAGGTATGCTCGACAAGAAACTAATAAACTTTTTCTTGAAGGGACTATGATATCTGGTATCATCACTTGTGAGCAGCCAAACAGGAATATCTATGAGTTCATGGCTAATATGGAGCTCAATGGGAATTTCCTTCCTCTCAGCCAATCCAATATTATTCTACGTGGCTGTCAGCTGAAGAACACAGAATGGGCAGTTGGGGTCGTGGTTTATGCTGGACAGGATACAAAAGCTATGCTAAACAGTGCAATGTCCCCTTCTAAAAGAAGCAGACTGGAAACCTACATGAACCGGGAGACATTTTGGTTAtcagtttttcttttaatcatGTGCCTTGTTGTCGGCCTAGGGATGGGTTTATGGTTAAATCGCCACAAGTTTCAGCTTGATACACTGCCTTACTACCGAAAAGTTTACTTCCAAAAGGGAAAAGATGGCAAGAAGTACAAGTATTATGGAATTCCTATGGAGacatttttctcattcttgaGTTCTATCATAGTTTTCCAGATAATGATTCCGATATCCCTCTACATCACGATGGAGCTGGTGCGGTTGGGGCAATCATATTTCATGATTGGTGATCAGCACATGTACGACAGTTTGAGCAATTCTAGGTTTCAGTGCAGATCCTTGAATATTAATGAGGATTTGGGACAAATACGATATATACTTTCTGATAAGACAGGCACACTGACAGAAAACAAGATGGAATTCAAGAAAGCAAGTATCTGGGGGAAGAGTTATGGTGACTCTAAAGCTGGTTCACGGGAGATAGACGCCACAGGTATAATTTGAAAGTCTTGCTTTACTTCAATGATAATGTGAATTTATGTTGGCGTTGCCCTGTGTTGCATATATTCAAGCACTATTGTATTGTTATCTATTAGGAAAAAGATCTATGGTATTTCTGTAGCTAATAGGAAAAAGATCATTGACACAcattcttttgtaattttacaTGACTATCTTCTTGAAATCCAGTGAACTGTATTGACAAACAAGATACATTTGAAAAAGACTGCAGTTTAGGTCATTATTATATCTGCAGAACAGATACCCTTCAGCTGTTCACCTGTCCTGCTTTTATATTCACACCTTATTCTTCTTTGTCCTCTCCACTTTGAGTTCCAAGATATAgccataatttaattttctcgTTAATCTTATTATGATttaaactaataatttatttctgcACCgctcttttcttttaaagtTTCTTTCCACTGTACATGTTGCAATAGTAGTGCTATAAACTTTTTAAGTCCTTTGTTTTATGTGTGCATGCTCATGTTTGCATAGCTGAGataatatcatttatttttgtcttgtcattttctctttcatgatttttgtCTTATCTTGTGATAACATGTGCAGTGGAAGAGTGTATGGGGAGTGGAAGAAAATGGAAGCTTAAATCTGAAATCACCCCTGATACTGAACTCATCAAATTATTGTACAAAGATCTGCATGGAGAAGAAAGAATTGCTGCATACGACTTTTTCCTGACACTTGCAGCTTGTAACACCGTGATACCCATTCTTACCGGGATTCCTTCAAGTATTTCTGGTAGTTTATTGAGTGATGGCCAGACTTCTATAGATTATCAAGGTGAGTCTCCTGATGAACAGGCATTGGTTGCAGCAGCCTCTGCTTATGGCTATACACTTTTTGAGCGGACATCTGGGCATATAGTGATTGATGCCAATGGTGAGAAATTAAGGTAGAAAGCTGACCTCATTACTTCACTTAtaatctcttaattttttttgatccCTAATAAGCTGATCTTTCTTGACAAGTGATATAATATCTGTTATTCATCATTTCCTCTTTTCCTGAATTCAGTACATGGATATTTTTCATAGTCCAGTTATTTCTCATTGATAGACTCCTGTTAATCTTGAAGCTATTTTTGTGGCTTAGAGTAATTACCCTGTGCAATGCAGGTTGGATGTATTGGGTTTGCATGAGTTTGATAGCGTGCGTAAAAGAATGTCGGTTGTCATTAGATTTCCCAATGGCAGTGTTAAGGTGTTGGTGAAGGGGGCTGATACATCAATGTTCAGCATCTTAAAAAAAGATCTTCCATGTGATGATCGCATGAGACATGTAACACAAGTACATCTGAATGATTATTCATCTGAAGGTTTACGCACCCTGGTTGTTGCATCTAGGGACCTTAGTGGTGAACTCCTTGCAGAGTGGCAACAAATGTACGAAGATGCGTGCACATCTTTGACTGATAGAGTTGTAAAACTACGCCAAGCTGCAGCTCTCATTGAATGCAACTTGACCCTTCTTGGAGCCACAGCTATTGAGGACAGATTACAAGAGGGTGTACCTGAAGCCATTGAGTCCCTGCGGCAAGCTGGAATAAAGGTGTGGGTTCTCACTGGAGATAAGCAAGAGACGGCAATATCTATTGGTCTTTCTTGCCGACTCTTGACAGCAGATATGCACCAGATCATAATCAATGGAAATTCAGAACATGAATGCAGAAAACTATTATGTGATGCCAAGGCCAAATACCATGTCAATTATGCAAGTTCCTTTGATGATACAACgaatttgaagaagaagactgaacttaattttcttgaaatgaCTTCTCAAACAAAGTCTTCCAATATGTCTCAACAGATTACAGGTGAGGAAGACAGGCCTACTTTTGGCCCGCTAGCCCTTATAATTGATGGCAACAGTCTGGTATACATATTAGAGAAAGACTTGGAATACGAGGTACACATCATTCTTTTCAATTGCTTTATTCtgatttgcattttttttagtctGTGTTTATTTTAAACTCCCTACGTCCctgaaaaagtatgaacatttggttcggcatgtgttttaatgtataattggtaaagtaagatattGAGATAAAAGGTAGtgtaagtagtgttagtgTAGAGTGGGCTCCAAGCATCATTAGTAGAGTAGTGTAATGGtattagtagtaaataaaatgatgagtAGGGGTAATGTGTTTAActattccaaaattagaaagttcatacttttcatgGACGGACTGACaaggaaatagttcatacgtctgggggacgaagggagtaccataaaattttacccaatttatttttttgtttagctGTCCTGGACTAGTTTTACGTTTAAGATTTTACTCAAGCATTTCTTAGCTTTATGTTTGATATCTTGATAGAAGCTTATTTACAGTTATAAGAATGAACAAGCCTCTTACTTCTTTTTTTGTCAATGTCATCAGCTGTTCAACCTCACCACTTTGTGTAAGGTGGTGCTCTGTTGTAGGGTTGCACCCTTGCAGAAGGCTGGAATTGTGGACATGATTAAAAGCCGCACTGATGATCTTACACTAGCCATTGGTGACGGTGAGTCggttatattttgatttcatatatctttgttttctatCATTACATTATCTATTCGTTGTGATCTCGGTTGCTTAGGGTTAAGCAGGTAATTGCTGCATTATGTTTTGAGTTGGGATGTAAATCTGAATTTGTTATTGTAGTACACTGATAGTCTAGTGTAACACTGTGACTCAGATACATCATgcttcttcttgttttctgtCTGAACTTTATGAACTAGTATATCTTTCATAAAGCTTTATGAAGAACTCTTTTATCGTCATCTGATGAGTAATGCTTTTGCAGGGGCTAATGACGTTTCCATGATCCAAATGGCGGATGTTGGCGTTGGAATTTGTGGGCAAGAAGGGCGCCAAGCTGTGATGGCATCAGACTTTGCTATGGGCCAGTTCAGATTTTTGAAAAGATTGCTTTTGGTGCATGGACACTGGAATTATCAGCGGCTTGGCTATCTCATTCTCTACAATTTTTATCGCAATGCTGTTTTTGTGTTGATGCTTTTCTGGTACGCAGAGTATCCTTGATCTTTATGTAGTGCATAATGTTTCCTTATGAAATCTGGGGCTTTCCAAGTTGATATCATGAAAGGCGTGTTTGTTGCATAGAAAATCCACACACCTATGCATACTTTAACTACATATGGATCCCTGCTGAACTAGTGCTTTCTTCTATTAATTTTGCAGGTATATCTTATGTACAGCCTTTTCTACTACTTCTGCATTGACAGATTGGAGCAGTGTTTTTTACTCCGTCATTTATACTTCTGTACCAACGGTTGTTGTTGGTATTCTAGACAAGGACCTAAGTCATAAGACATTACTCAAATATCCAAAGCTCTATGCAGCAGGGCACCGTCAAGAGAGTTACAATATGACCCTCTTCTGGATTACAATGGTGGACACATTGTGGCAGAGCCTTGTACTCTTCTACGTACCATTGTTCACCTACAGAGAGAGCACTATTGACATATGGAGTATGGGAAGCTTATGGACAATTGCAGTTGTCATATTAGTTAATGTGCACTTGGCAATGGATATTCAGCGATGGGTATTTGTTACTCATGCTGCTATATGGGGCTCAATTGTTGTAACATATGGCTGCATGGTGGTGCTTGATTCTATACCTGTTTTCCCTAATTATGGGTTAGTCTATATGTTGAAAATTATCATTCATCACGTATTTATAAGATGCACTAATAGTCATCTATGGTTGACACTGTgaaattgttgttgttttgCAGTACAATATACCATCTTGTAAAATCACCAGTTTACTGGATCTCCATCTTACTCATAATGGTTATAGGATTGCTCCCCCGgtttattttcaaagtttgCCGTCAGATCTTCTGGCCCTCTGATATCCAGATTGCTAGAGAAGCTGAGATATTGAGAAAAAGGCGACCTTTTTTCGGGTCTAATGCTGATCAGGATTCTAGCTGACATGCATGCTTGCTGTCTTCTCTTGTCATTCATTTGGTGGGCCTCTTCTCGAGCTTATTGAGATGTGCCTTCCAAATGGCATTCAGGTTCTGAAATCAAATGGTATGCTCAACATTTTTCTATAGTTTACTCGCGGAGTTTTGATGATCATTTACCgatacaatttttcttgaaaccATGGATTGGATATATTAGGATTGTTGggttaatagtagtattagtttatCTCCATATGACCAGAAGCATTACActtgtttctacttttagtgGACCCTTTCATGTTagattgcattaaaaaaaattcatatagtGTTCATTCAATCTAATCCATATGCTTCAACATGCCCAATTGATATAgcttatacaaattcctttttgaTCTTGTAGAAATCTGGTGAAAGCCCACAGATAGATAGGAACCTTTCCTGCTACATGAACTGATCCGTGGCACAAAGAGGCATGGTCATCGTCGTTCTGCTACAGAGGGGAAGGGGAGCCCAAAACTGCTAGTCAAAATAGGCTGCTGCTCGTCGATGCTTAATCTGAAGCTGTAGCATTCCAGGTAATTCTAATGTCCATGGAAAAACGAACATGAGATCTCCAAGGTCTGCctgttgtatatatatagaatcgATTAGTTTATAGATAATAAGTATtcttattctatatatatgtgtctTTTAACTAACAATAGATTAGATGTATTAACGCGTGTAATGAAAATGTGCTTGCTATTTCCTCATCTTCTTTCATGTTTTTTGTCACTTTTTCCGTGGTATTTTTAACAGAGAATATTAGGTCCCTTTTGAAAACCttactattaaaatttgaatatcttATTTAACTAGAATGTAGTAGTTTACTTTAGTGGTCATGGAATGTGACTTAAGTGCACAAATTGAAGATTTTCGAGGCTCTGTTTGGTATCATAGAATTGAGCatttcaaattgaaattggaatcTTCAATTCTAAACCCCGTGTTTGTaactataaaattgatttagaattgaattacaattccAATTCGTCTcaattccacaatttgaatTCGTGTCAAAAGTAGATGATTGAAATTccaaataatgtaaaattgagcaccttcacacactacatacattgcacacattacacacaatGTGCGGGAATACACAAACCCTTCGTatcaattactataaattataatataattccTTCAAATTCAAGTCCAGTTCCGCTAACCGAACTGACCTtgaatgaaattcaaattttgctTAACTTTCTTTTCACAAAggaatttgttttattttttccgaTGATTGATGAATTAGTATACACATAATTAggtaattttacatttttattaattttagaaagtttagataattttgtcatttttattagGGAATATTGCCAATTAAATCACAACTTTCGATTGATTTATGGTCGGTTCCACAACTTACAAAGTTAGCTAAATAAATCATAGCTTATTACACCTTCGCAATTGTCCcaaaacttcaaaattttcaacagtTACTTGGTATTATTTAGTGACATGGCTTTTGGGTGACGTTATTCAATGATATGATATTAGGATGTTATATTTCTCCTTCCATCAATGAGGTGTATtatagattaagaaaattacGTCGCTCTTATTTCAACAATTTCGCCCTAATTTTCGTCGAATATCTCCATTCTCACATAATTCAGCCCTAATTCTCTTATATAAACAACGTTATGACCACATTAGAAAACACCGACTTCCATGTCACCACTTAATTGCAGGAAATTTTTAAGTTATGAGACAATTACGAAAGTATTGATAGGtagtatgatttaattaggttgtgatcaattgttaactcacTCTCtagttgctaactacaactaatttaagaccatatgattttagaaatctaGTGGTCTaaaatttgccacgtgtaaatttttgtttttattgattaaatcgaaaaggataaaaaaactaccaaattagggttttggatgaataTGTCACTatagtgttttgaaaatattaacacgatgctttgagaatgtcaacacagtgctttaagaatgacattctacatgtattatattaacatattttatatattatattgacatttattgttgtacgaaaaaattgaaaatttttgaattttttttttaattttgacatCGAAACATGtgcaagtgagatctcgttagaatcattatgaaattatctttaatttgatatatgtgttttaaagttatgggatattttttaaaagttagttacaactaatttgttgtagattgaccttaatacccttattgacgttttttgttgatcgtattgacattccGGGGCTAATGATCTACGCACTTGATTTGAATATACTAATGCCTATTATTTacttatagttagcaattaagttcagagttagcaatataacactttCCTAATTAACTAACTTTGtaagttgtgaaattgacTAGTAGTCAACCGAAAGTTGTAATTTAATTGACAATTTAcccttttattaattttcaaaagtttaGATACTTCATtcgttttatattaaaattttgttttacatatataccatatttaccttatttaagtaataaaaacatattccAGTTGTAAtccacaaattaaattaaataatttcattattagtAGTTTTTTCAAAgtattcttcttcttattattactactattaaaatatttttcaattttaatctataataattgtaaaaaGTGATGTGGCATATTACTGtatcaatccaaaaaaatcCGCAAATAAGTactagaatataaaaaatttgtatcGGCAAATGGTTATCAAAACTAGAGATGTCAGTGTAGTCTGCAATCCGTGGGCTGGCCCAAATAGTTCGGTAAATTTAGAGAGTTaggattgaaaattttcaacttgataaaattacaatatgaTTAGCCAGTAACCCGATAGGGCCAGACCCTCAATCCGATAGGCTAGCCTGGTGGGTTGGTCCTAAGtacaattcattaattattttataacatAAATAACTATAACATTCGATTTTAAAGCATATTCAGAAATACAGTATTTTCTATGgttgatatgatttttttaaattttgatttatctattataataatattaaattgacTCTGTTTGATGAGATATTCAAAACATGGAATAAAATAGCAAGGGAAACCGTGATAGATTTATGCTATTCAACCCTAGCTTTTTACCATTTCTGTCTAAGACTCCACTCAGCCTCCTATATTATCATTCAAGGCGGTAGAAGGTAGCCACTGTTCAGTATACACATTgatgttttgatttgattttattttttatgtgaacAAGAAGATTTACAGGAAATTTGTGGTTGACTGTTGTTTATGTGACTCATGAGATATGCACATGAATCATGATTGATGATCGTATCTTTATTCTATTGCTGTTCTTTTCCGACTTTGTTTACGTCTTTGACCAACCATGCAAATCACTTTTTATCAAAATCGAAAAgcattttgtttttcaagaTTTTCTTCTAATAAACAAAGTTATACTTTTCGAGTcttaaaagaatatgcacttttaattagacacgaattttaatacacaattcataaagtaaaagttaagtaaaaagaaaaaataattattaaagtattattagtggaaaatAGGTCACATCTCAATAGATagaaaagagtttccaaaTTTAGATAGTGCATATTTTAGTTGGACGgactaaaaggaaaagagtgcatattcttgtgagacAGAGAGAGCATTGTGACAAGACTGACTTATATATtacaacatatttttatatatgttttcGGGCTATTGCATATCACTATAAAATACGACGCCCATAATTTTCATcgttaaaaaatactacaactATTAAGTCTCAGATGATATTGCTACCCCCGCAGTCCGGGATTAAATGTTCCACTTCGAGTCAACAcaagttttaacttttaagttaTAAAGGAGGATGAGTGAAAATTGTTAGTGTAACAGTGTAAATCTTATTTTGGGTATGAAtattaagaataaatatttagtaaattaaataaagtgagaataaaatacataattaatgagaaaatatactaataaagaagagaataaactataaagtaaagaaacaaataaaagagattaaGTTCATTGGATAATGTTGAATATGAAAATAACCCAAATAATAAGATagatccaaaaagaaatattactCAACACTAATTGAATGTGGTATAATGTGTGGATGTGTATAATGTGTAttagtggcggatccagaaattTTCATTTGGGGGTgcgataaataaatatataatacgtattttacataaattagttGTGAAAGgtttgattcatttttgaaaaatattttgttatacaattttcatataattaacaaaaaaacaataaaatagagtagcagaaaaggagaaaaaaaaaatgaaaagtaaaagaaaaatgtaaaaatgcATGTAGAAAGCAGTGACGGATCcagaaatttttatttggggatgcgataaataaatatataatacgtattttacataaattagttttgaaaggtttgattcatttttggaaaatattttgttatacaattttcatataattaacaaaaataaaataaaatagagtagcagaaaaagagagaaaaaaaaactgaaagtaaaagaaaaacgtAAAAGTGCATGtagaaagtaaaaaagttCAAACACAAATCTGCTGCCGCTGAGTTCGAACCTAGGTCTCCGAATTAACAATGGTTACACTGTACCACTCCACCAACAAAGCTTTAGGTTATTTGGCTCAATATAtagtaaaacacaaaaaatatgaaggtACAATTGTACCCCCTTGTTATACATTAGATCCGCCACTGATATGTATCATAGGCACTAAGCAGAACGATTATCGGTTTGTTTTCTATACTATGatgtcattttaattgatatCCCGGAAGTAAGTCATTATAATTAacttatactccatattaattaataacgCCAAATCGAATTGCTTCGGCAGCAAAAATGAGACGCATTTGTAAGAGAGTAAATTATAAAGAACATAATAATGCAATCACATTTATTTATGACTTCTTCGTAAATGCGAAAGTACCACACATATCTTCCCGCATTTTTTTCTAGACAAATTAAAAGAGGAGGCACGGTAAATGAGTGGCGAAGCCCCTAATTCCATctaaatgaaacaaattattaaCGATTTTTGTATGCACCTTTTCCATTTAAATCAacacatataaaatatgtttatgaACACAAAgtgatgattttatttaatgttaatgaaaGAAGTGGGATTGTATCGGAAAATTGTGGTTGATTGTCGTGACATGTTACTTATGCATTATATTAAGCACATGATTGATGGGTCATAGCTTTATTCTAGTGCTATTCTATTCGACTTTGTTTACGTCTTTTGACAACGCTATGCTAATCCCTTTTTATCAAAATCGAAAAAGCATGATTATCTTTTATGCTAACACATTTATATTGGTCAAGATTGATGTAAggtcatttttaaatatatatcaaattttatttttggtgtagAAAACTTCTTCATATTATAAACTTAAACccatgttttttatattttttactaaacaACACTAATTATGAGTCTATTGCAAAAATTTTGGTGagatatatactaaaaaatggtgacaattataattttggtgTAGATGATTggggtaaaattattttttgatgtgacgtatattgaaaaatgggtttgagtttggtgcaAATGATCACTTTACAATCTATTTATCGATATGTTTTCAGGCTAATAATGCATATCACTATAAAATGCGCAGTCTAGTAATTTtcatagttaaaaaaaatactatttcttccATCTCATTATAAGAGTCCACTTTTTCCGATTCGATCCGTTCCACATAAAagttcatttttcacttttattataaatgtaatGTAGGCagcacatttcactaactgcCACTTACATTTCATTGTAAACCAatagatttaaaaataaaattaatattccactaattttttcaacctacttacttttaattttttaaaatacatgTCAAGTCATTGTTGACTCTTTTCACGAGAAGGAGAGAGTACTTAAGTCACGGAGTGAAATAGTATTCTATTCCATTCGTTCGATATTAAATGTCCCACTTTGAACCAACAAGagttttataaatgaaaatgagaaaaagaattCAGGGTAATGTGAATATTATTTGGACATGAAAATTGAGGAAAAATATTTGGTGCATACAATGAAGTGAGAATAAAATACGTAAGTattgagagaataaaataaaaaggaaaacatgaGAAAGAAAGTAAGATACAAAGTAAGAGAAATTTAGTTTGTTGGATATTGTCAAAAAATGACTTAAATAATAGGATAACCCAATAAAAATACAACTTGGTACTAATCGGATGGATAAaagatttataataaaacacaAGTGAAACATTTATGAAGTGAAGAGTTTATATActgaattattaaaaatgaaatgagatatttggTGATCGATGAGtgtctaaaaataaatatactaagAGATTTAGTAATGAACAAAGTTAGTGCCTCTCTCCATCAATGATTGATTTTCCTATTATAGTTGTTCCATCACAAGTGATTGCAATCCCATTGCAAACAATTGATTTCCAtcattctaaaaaaaataacacttagctcttttttattttattttttcttttacttaaactttttatttatatcttatattttattcttttcactTCCCTCGATAAATAACATTGGCTTATACTCCCAAAGAAATCAATCATATGACGCGACTGAAGGCGTATTAAAATAGCCAAATaggtgaattaatttttttatgttaacgATTGAAGTAAAGAGTTCAGATATATACATTCAACACtaattcaaaaatttcgcaTACATAAATTGAAGGAAACAACTACCCAACTAACACTacataatagtactccatagtggagaatatattactagtaGAAACCAGTCTTATATGTCTCATATTATTGTTATGGATAAATTTTATCAGATCATCGAGATGATATATTCAATTCGTAGCATATagcattcattttttattcctACATTTATAGTCATTCAAATTTAACAAAGAgcacttttattaaaaaccGAAAGATAgctatattactcccttcgtccccaTTAATCGacatcaattttctttttctttcactccaattaattaacactcttattttttactacttttgctAATAGACtacacatttcactaatttttttcatccacttttcactatatttattaaaactagtACCAAGTCAATCAAACAACAATTGTGGAGAGAGAAGCAACAAAATCAAGCTCATAGAGCCCCCACACAAGCGCGGCGGAGGAGATCGCCACCGGCAGCGGCCCGAACAACCACAACATAAGCGGCAGCGCCATACAAAACACCCTATTCCCGACCACCGCCATCGCAAACCCCCTCTCCACCACCGCCTCCGTGTATCCTCCTCCCCCGGGAGCAAACTCCCCGATCGCATTGATCAGGAAGTTGGCGTCCACCAAGAACCCGACCGCCAGCGAGCTGCAGAGGAAGCTCGCCAGCAGGAATATGGACGACGACGCGTACTTGAGCACCATGATCCTCGGCGACTGCGACCCGAAAAGGTCGGACGCCGCCAGGATGTCCGCAGCGTTGAAGGCGTTGTTGGTGAGGGCGGCGAGGCAGAGCGTGATGATCACGGTCACCGTGGCGGTGAGGATGGCGAACATCAGGCTGTTTCGGAGGCTTTGGACGGCGAGCATGCCCTTCTTGTCGTCGCCTTGGTTGAGCTGCCGCAGCCATGAGCGGCGCTTGAGCATGTTCATGCCGATTGTGGTTTGGGAGGGTTTGGTTTTGAGCTTTTGCCATAGATAGGCATGGTAGCCTATTGTGAGGAAGAGGCTCATTGGGACTACTATGCTCTCTACATACACCacgttgttgttgttgctaTTGCTTTTGCTTCCCATCTTCATCTACCTAGCTTCTTTCTCATGGACTTGTCCCATTTTTGTATTGGATTTTAGTTGGATTTGGGAGTAGGATTTCCACTTAAGTGTTAGTGGATTTCTTTGTCACTTGCCACATATTAAAGAAAGCAAGCATACACCTCCTTGATTATAATAACATAGGGATCATTTGgtaattcaaatatttggaaatgataatatatactccatctgtcccactAGAGTATTTAGTTTTCGatacaagattttatatagtgttgttttgttagTTAATTAGATAGAGAATGAAGTAGAATTGATATGgtttctattttatgaaatgtagCACTTTTAGTAAGACAACCCAAAAATGAAAGCATGTCacttttaatgtaaaatatattagaGTTGATTTCCTTATTCGAATATTATTGCATCTTATATTATATTCATGAATAATTATCATGCGACAATATTAGAGTTTTATGATTTAGGGCGATAAGtgttattattaaatttttgacGCTGGCATCCGTTTTGGACA is drawn from Salvia hispanica cultivar TCC Black 2014 chromosome 6, UniMelb_Shisp_WGS_1.0, whole genome shotgun sequence and contains these coding sequences:
- the LOC125193959 gene encoding phospholipid-transporting ATPase 1-like isoform X1 is translated as MKLEDNTTRHDNPRLIHINDPKKTCDNSHFSGNEIRTSKYTLLNFLPKNLFIQFHRVAYLYFLAIAALNQLPPLAVFGRTVSLFPLLFVLTVTAVKDGYEDWRRHRSDRNENNREALVLQSDGFHPKRWKMIQAGEVLKISSDETIPCDMVLLATSDPSGIAYIQTMNLDGESNLKTRYARQETNKLFLEGTMISGIITCEQPNRNIYEFMANMELNGNFLPLSQSNIILRGCQLKNTEWAVGVVVYAGQDTKAMLNSAMSPSKRSRLETYMNRETFWLSVFLLIMCLVVGLGMGLWLNRHKFQLDTLPYYRKVYFQKGKDGKKYKYYGIPMETFFSFLSSIIVFQIMIPISLYITMELVRLGQSYFMIGDQHMYDSLSNSRFQCRSLNINEDLGQIRYILSDKTGTLTENKMEFKKASIWGKSYGDSKAGSREIDATVEECMGSGRKWKLKSEITPDTELIKLLYKDLHGEERIAAYDFFLTLAACNTVIPILTGIPSSISGSLLSDGQTSIDYQGESPDEQALVAAASAYGYTLFERTSGHIVIDANGEKLRLDVLGLHEFDSVRKRMSVVIRFPNGSVKVLVKGADTSMFSILKKDLPCDDRMRHVTQVHLNDYSSEGLRTLVVASRDLSGELLAEWQQMYEDACTSLTDRVVKLRQAAALIECNLTLLGATAIEDRLQEGVPEAIESLRQAGIKVWVLTGDKQETAISIGLSCRLLTADMHQIIINGNSEHECRKLLCDAKAKYHVNYASSFDDTTNLKKKTELNFLEMTSQTKSSNMSQQITGEEDRPTFGPLALIIDGNSLVYILEKDLEYELFNLTTLCKVVLCCRVAPLQKAGIVDMIKSRTDDLTLAIGDGANDVSMIQMADVGVGICGQEGRQAVMASDFAMGQFRFLKRLLLVHGHWNYQRLGYLILYNFYRNAVFVLMLFWYILCTAFSTTSALTDWSSVFYSVIYTSVPTVVVGILDKDLSHKTLLKYPKLYAAGHRQESYNMTLFWITMVDTLWQSLVLFYVPLFTYRESTIDIWSMGSLWTIAVVILVNVHLAMDIQRWVFVTHAAIWGSIVVTYGCMVVLDSIPVFPNYGTIYHLVKSPVYWISILLIMVIGLLPRFIFKVCRQIFWPSDIQIAREAEILRKRRPFFGSNADQDSS
- the LOC125193959 gene encoding phospholipid-transporting ATPase 1-like isoform X2, producing the protein MKLEDNTTRHDNPRLIHINDPKKTCDNSHFSGNEIRTSKYTLLNFLPKNLFIQFHRVAYLYFLAIAALNQLPPLAVFGRTVSLFPLLFVLTVTAVKDGYEDWRRHRSDRNENNREALVLQSDGFHPKRWKMIQAGEVLKISSDETIPCDMVLLATSDPSGIAYIQTMNLDGESNLKTRYARQETNKLFLEGTMISGIITCEQPNRNIYEFMANMELNGNFLPLSQSNIILRGCQLKNTEWAVGVVVYAGQDTKAMLNSAMSPSKRSRLETYMNRETFWLSVFLLIMCLVVGLGMGLWLNRHKFQLDTLPYYRKVYFQKGKDGKKYKYYGIPMETFFSFLSSIIVFQIMIPISLYITMELVRLGQSYFMIGDQHMYDSLSNSRFQCRSLNINEDLGQIRYILSDKTGTLTENKMEFKKASIWGKSYGDSKAGSREIDATVEECMGSGRKWKLKSEITPDTELIKLLYKDLHGEERIAAYDFFLTLAACNTVIPILTGIPSSISGSLLSDGQTSIDYQGESPDEQALVAAASAYGYTLFERTSGHIVIDANGEKLRLDVLGLHEFDSVRKRMSVVIRFPNGSVKVLVKGADTSMFSILKKDLPCDDRMRHVTQVHLNDYSSEGLRTLVVASRDLSGELLAEWQQMYEDACTSLTDRVVKLRQAAALIECNLTLLGATAIEDRLQEGVPEAIESLRQAGIKVWVLTGDKQETAISIGLSCRLLTADMHQIIINGNSEHECRKLLCDAKAKYHVNYITGEEDRPTFGPLALIIDGNSLVYILEKDLEYELFNLTTLCKVVLCCRVAPLQKAGIVDMIKSRTDDLTLAIGDGANDVSMIQMADVGVGICGQEGRQAVMASDFAMGQFRFLKRLLLVHGHWNYQRLGYLILYNFYRNAVFVLMLFWYILCTAFSTTSALTDWSSVFYSVIYTSVPTVVVGILDKDLSHKTLLKYPKLYAAGHRQESYNMTLFWITMVDTLWQSLVLFYVPLFTYRESTIDIWSMGSLWTIAVVILVNVHLAMDIQRWVFVTHAAIWGSIVVTYGCMVVLDSIPVFPNYGTIYHLVKSPVYWISILLIMVIGLLPRFIFKVCRQIFWPSDIQIAREAEILRKRRPFFGSNADQDSS